In one Saimiri boliviensis isolate mSaiBol1 chromosome 3, mSaiBol1.pri, whole genome shotgun sequence genomic region, the following are encoded:
- the CSN2 gene encoding beta-casein, producing the protein MKILILTCLVALALASETVENLSSSEESITQYKDEHQDKIQSSFQPQPLIYPFVEPIPYPFLPQNILPFAQPAVVLPVPQPEIMEVSKAKDTVYTKNKVMPVLKPPMMPVFHPQLLKHTALENLHLPLPLFQPLMHQVPQPVPQTLALPPQTLALPPQPLWSVSQPKVQPMPQQVVPYPQRDVPAAAFLANQELLLDPTHQIYPVTQPFVPVHKPISV; encoded by the exons ATGAAGATCCTCATTCTCACCTGCCTGGTGGCTCTTGCTCTTGCAAGCGAG ACTGTAGAAAACCTTTCAAGCAGTGAG gaATCTATTACACAATACAAG GATGAACACCAGGATAAAATCCAGTCCTCTTTCCAGCCACAGCCTCTAATCTATCCATTCGTTGAGCCTATCCCCTACCCTTTCCTTCCACAAAACATTCTGCCTTTTGCTCAGCCTGCTGTGGTGCTACCTGTCCCTCAGCCTGAAATAATGGAAGTCTCTAAAGCTAAAGACACTGTCTATACTAAGAACAAAGTGATGCCCGTCCTTAAACCTCCAATGATGCCCGTTTTTCACCCTCAACTCCTGAAACACACTGCTCTTGAAAATCTTCATCTTCCTCTGCCTCTGTTCCAGCCCTTGATGCACCAGGTCCCTCAGCCTGTTCCTCAAACTCTTGCGCTCCCTCCTCAGACTCTTGCACTTCCTCCTCAGCCCCTGTGGTCTGTTTCTCAGCCCAAAGTCCAGCCCATGCCTCAGCAAGTGGTGCCCTACCCTCAGAGAGATGTGCCTGCTGCAGCCTTTTTGGCCAATCAAGAACTTTTACTTGACCCCACCCACCAGATCTACCCTGTGACTCAGCCATTTGTCCCAGTTCATAAGCCCATTAGT gtCTAA